A single region of the Oleispira antarctica RB-8 genome encodes:
- a CDS encoding Ribonucleoside-diphosphate reductase: MSEELIGDQLASSKQEQQKPRLEGVEAFVLPLQDASKDIWDSKYRLKTAQGDPLDADINATFKRVAIAISDVEKNKTLQAKWQKKFEWAMRWGAIPAGRIMSNAGASEYKPATSTINCTVSGIVEDSMQGILDKVQQAGLTLKAGCGIGYEFSTLRPKDAFVNGAGAYTSGPLSFMDIFDKMCFTVSSAGGRRGAQMATFDVSHPDVLDFIKAKREDGRLRQFNLSLLITDEFMHAVKTDADWPLVFPLCEKEQQREGLDLTDSQQVIWKDWPISKDYIVNDIGEVACKVYRTIAAKKLWNVIMTSTYDFAEPGFILIDKVNQMNNNWFCENIRATNPCGEQPLPPYGSCLLGSINLTVFIDQPFTQQAQFDWAKFKEVIAIFTRMLDNVVEINGLPLPEQEHEIRNKRRHGMGYLGLGSSITMLGMKYGDEASQLFTEEVTRQLALVGWQQGLELAKEKGPAPIMEEEFVLTQAHFRQRPELAVDGYKLGDKVKGKILHAKYSRYMQQLAEEAPELIKDLEKIGSRFTHHSSIAPTGTISLSVANNASNGIEPSFAHHYARNIIKPGRKTKEKVDVYSYELLAYRALNHIKEEGSDIELPDYFITSDAVTPEQHVDIQAAAQKWIDSSISKTANVPSDYPFEEFKHIYQYAYDKSLKGCTTFRFNPEVFQGVLVQEKDLEKTLYRFTLSDDQVVELKGNEMVEYDGETHSAANLYDALKEGYYGKL; this comes from the coding sequence ATGAGTGAAGAATTAATCGGTGATCAGTTGGCTAGCTCGAAGCAAGAGCAGCAAAAGCCTCGGCTTGAGGGGGTTGAGGCTTTTGTCTTGCCACTGCAAGATGCGTCCAAGGATATTTGGGACAGCAAATACCGATTAAAGACGGCTCAGGGAGATCCGCTAGATGCTGATATCAATGCAACCTTTAAGCGGGTTGCCATTGCCATATCAGACGTTGAAAAGAATAAAACATTACAAGCTAAATGGCAGAAAAAGTTTGAGTGGGCCATGCGTTGGGGAGCGATTCCTGCTGGTCGAATCATGTCGAATGCGGGTGCCTCTGAGTACAAGCCAGCGACATCGACCATAAACTGCACCGTGTCGGGCATCGTTGAGGATTCGATGCAGGGCATTTTAGATAAAGTGCAGCAAGCAGGGTTAACCCTTAAAGCAGGGTGTGGCATTGGTTACGAGTTTTCGACCTTACGACCAAAGGATGCGTTTGTAAACGGTGCAGGTGCTTATACATCCGGCCCACTCTCATTCATGGATATCTTCGATAAAATGTGTTTTACCGTCTCGTCGGCGGGTGGTCGTCGTGGCGCGCAAATGGCGACGTTTGATGTCTCCCATCCCGACGTATTAGATTTTATTAAAGCCAAGCGTGAAGACGGCCGCTTGCGTCAGTTCAACTTATCGTTATTAATTACTGACGAGTTTATGCATGCCGTGAAAACCGATGCCGACTGGCCCTTAGTGTTTCCATTGTGTGAAAAAGAACAACAACGCGAAGGTCTAGACCTCACTGATAGCCAGCAAGTGATTTGGAAGGACTGGCCGATCAGTAAAGACTATATCGTTAACGATATCGGTGAAGTTGCATGCAAGGTTTACCGCACAATTGCGGCGAAAAAATTGTGGAACGTTATTATGACGTCGACGTATGATTTTGCGGAACCGGGCTTTATCCTTATTGATAAAGTTAATCAGATGAACAACAACTGGTTCTGTGAAAATATTCGAGCCACCAATCCCTGTGGTGAACAGCCATTACCGCCGTATGGCAGCTGTTTATTAGGGTCGATTAATTTAACCGTTTTTATCGATCAACCTTTCACTCAGCAGGCACAATTTGACTGGGCCAAGTTCAAAGAAGTGATTGCGATATTTACCCGAATGCTCGATAACGTAGTGGAGATTAATGGTCTGCCTCTGCCAGAGCAGGAACATGAAATTCGCAATAAACGCCGCCATGGCATGGGGTATTTAGGCTTGGGTTCTTCCATTACCATGCTCGGCATGAAATATGGCGATGAAGCCTCGCAGCTGTTTACAGAAGAAGTTACCCGCCAATTAGCGTTAGTCGGTTGGCAGCAAGGACTTGAACTGGCAAAAGAAAAAGGCCCCGCGCCCATTATGGAAGAAGAGTTTGTACTCACTCAAGCACATTTTCGCCAACGTCCAGAGTTAGCGGTTGATGGTTATAAGCTTGGTGACAAGGTAAAGGGAAAAATTCTGCATGCCAAATACAGTCGCTATATGCAACAGCTTGCGGAGGAGGCACCAGAGTTAATAAAAGACCTTGAGAAAATAGGTTCGCGCTTTACCCACCACAGTTCCATCGCGCCCACAGGTACCATCAGTTTGTCGGTCGCCAATAATGCCAGCAACGGTATTGAGCCGAGCTTTGCCCATCATTATGCTCGTAACATTATAAAACCTGGACGTAAAACCAAAGAAAAAGTTGATGTCTATTCGTATGAATTATTAGCGTACAGAGCGCTCAATCATATTAAAGAAGAGGGCAGTGACATCGAACTGCCTGATTATTTTATCACCTCTGATGCCGTCACGCCTGAGCAGCATGTTGATATTCAAGCGGCTGCACAAAAGTGGATTGATTCTTCAATTTCAAAAACTGCCAACGTGCCAAGTGATTATCCGTTTGAAGAGTTTAAGCACATCTACCAATACGCTTATGATAAATCTTTAAAAGGCTGCACAACGTTCCGTTTCAATCCCGAAGTATTTCAAGGGGTATTAGTGCAAGAGAAAGATCTGGAGAAAACCTTATATCGATTTACCTTAAGCGACGATCAAGTTGTCGAGCTAAAAGGGAATGAGATGGTTGAGTACGATGGCGAAACCCACAGTGCGGCCAATCTCTACGATGCGTTAAAAGAAGGCTATTACGGCAAGCTCTAA
- the plsC gene encoding 1-acyl-sn-glycerol-3-phosphate acyltransferase has product MLSIVRYILLACHFVISSLLAFCIIIFRPFHHSNSRILAQIYSQIGRRIIRVKIKHYNAEIMINHEPCVVVSNHQSNWDLFIVGSIVPKRMVSLGKKSLKWMPFFGQVYWLGGNILVDRGNRKKAMAAMETTKKALTTKDTSIWFFAEGTRNHGKNMLPFKKGAFVTAVNAGVPIIPVCTSSYLKGFSLDQWDNGTAHIKVLEPIETKDLTLDDVDQLMLDTHLAMMDGIQELDALS; this is encoded by the coding sequence ATGCTTTCAATTGTCCGTTATATCTTATTAGCATGTCATTTTGTGATCAGTTCTTTACTGGCTTTTTGCATCATAATATTCCGTCCATTTCATCACAGTAATAGCCGCATATTAGCTCAAATATATTCGCAAATAGGCCGCAGAATTATTCGAGTTAAAATTAAACACTATAATGCTGAAATAATGATCAATCATGAACCTTGTGTTGTGGTGTCTAATCACCAGAGCAATTGGGATCTATTCATCGTCGGTTCAATCGTACCTAAGCGCATGGTGAGCTTAGGTAAGAAAAGTCTAAAATGGATGCCTTTCTTTGGTCAAGTTTATTGGTTGGGTGGCAATATTTTAGTCGATCGTGGTAATCGTAAGAAAGCGATGGCAGCGATGGAAACGACTAAAAAAGCGCTGACAACAAAAGATACGTCTATTTGGTTCTTTGCTGAAGGCACCCGTAATCACGGTAAAAATATGCTTCCGTTTAAGAAAGGGGCTTTTGTCACAGCGGTTAATGCCGGAGTTCCAATTATTCCTGTGTGCACAAGCAGTTACCTGAAGGGTTTCAGTCTTGATCAGTGGGATAACGGAACCGCACACATCAAAGTATTAGAGCCAATAGAGACCAAAGATTTAACCTTAGATGATGTTGATCAGCTTATGCTGGATACACACTTAGCGATGATGGACGGTATCCAAGAGTTAGACGCGCTTAGTTAA
- the murI gene encoding Glutamate racemase. By similarity yields MPAKALIFDSGVGGFSVFQHIRQAVPGLATCYLMDNQLFPYGIQPDDVLIERIVSLCQKACTAEKIDIIVIACNTASTLALPALREVFDIPIVGVVPAIKTAAQHSNNRHIALLATPATIDRPYIDQLIADYAGDCKVDRIGSSELVQLAEHYWLTGKLDAQALNRILLPWIENDGLDQIVLGCTHFPILSNEIAKLYPHIGLVDSGQAIARRLCFILEQLGYDLEALQVPNGQHSLLITAAIANKASFLSACQCIAPYQSFNII; encoded by the coding sequence ATGCCAGCAAAAGCCCTCATATTTGACTCAGGCGTTGGCGGATTCAGTGTTTTTCAGCACATCCGCCAAGCAGTACCTGGGTTAGCGACCTGTTATCTTATGGATAACCAATTATTTCCTTATGGTATTCAGCCCGATGACGTTCTGATAGAACGAATCGTATCGCTCTGCCAAAAGGCATGCACCGCCGAAAAAATAGATATTATTGTCATCGCCTGCAATACCGCCAGCACTCTCGCATTACCAGCATTGCGTGAGGTCTTTGACATTCCCATTGTAGGAGTTGTACCGGCGATTAAAACCGCCGCTCAGCACAGTAATAATCGCCACATTGCCTTATTAGCCACCCCAGCCACTATTGATAGGCCTTACATTGACCAATTGATTGCTGATTATGCGGGAGACTGTAAAGTCGATCGAATTGGCAGCAGCGAACTCGTTCAATTGGCCGAACATTATTGGCTAACAGGTAAGCTCGATGCGCAGGCTTTGAATCGTATCTTATTGCCTTGGATCGAAAACGATGGCCTAGACCAAATTGTTTTAGGCTGCACTCACTTTCCAATACTCAGCAATGAAATTGCTAAACTGTACCCTCATATTGGACTGGTTGACTCAGGGCAAGCTATTGCGAGACGCTTATGCTTTATTTTGGAGCAACTGGGCTATGACTTAGAAGCGCTTCAAGTGCCTAATGGGCAACATTCTCTACTCATAACGGCGGCGATTGCTAATAAAGCGTCTTTTTTATCCGCCTGTCAGTGTATTGCACCCTACCAGTCCTTTAACATTATTTGA
- the folE gene encoding GTP cyclohydrolase I, translating into MKALSDLYSQVITELGEDVNREGLLDTPKRAAKAMQFLTSGYEQSLEVIVNNAVFASDNDEMVVISDIEMYSMCEHHMLPFIGKVHIGYLPNGQVLGLSKLARITDMFARRLQIQENLTKQIAEAVQEVTGARGVAVVIEARHMCMMMRGVQKQNSSMSTSVMMGSFRESPATRSEFLRLIGK; encoded by the coding sequence ATGAAAGCGCTGTCTGATCTTTACTCTCAAGTCATTACTGAACTTGGGGAAGATGTTAACCGTGAAGGGCTTTTAGACACCCCTAAGCGTGCCGCTAAAGCGATGCAGTTTTTAACCAGTGGTTATGAGCAGTCTTTAGAAGTCATTGTGAATAATGCGGTTTTTGCCAGCGACAATGATGAAATGGTGGTTATTAGTGATATCGAAATGTACTCAATGTGTGAGCATCACATGTTGCCATTTATTGGAAAAGTACATATCGGCTACCTACCTAATGGCCAAGTTTTAGGTTTATCTAAATTGGCCCGCATTACCGATATGTTTGCGCGCCGCTTACAGATTCAAGAAAACCTGACCAAACAAATCGCCGAAGCTGTGCAAGAAGTCACCGGAGCACGCGGTGTTGCTGTTGTCATCGAAGCACGCCATATGTGCATGATGATGCGAGGCGTTCAAAAGCAAAATTCTTCTATGTCTACCTCAGTGATGATGGGATCGTTTAGAGAATCTCCTGCTACTCGTAGTGAGTTCTTGCGCTTAATTGGTAAATAG
- the cls gene encoding Cardiolipin synthetase: MAWLETWFNTGFLIDSITWSWTLGIYLAGIAAAIDAIWNGRTSQGTLAWVIALTFIPFFTLPLYLFFGSRKFHGYNKARKSSLKVLKQLHAKQELCAKAHPSNQKSNTIIPLEALSRLPQSEQNHVQLLINGEQTFTYIFQAIKKAKHSILVQFYIVNDGELGQRLQQALIAKAKEGVSVYFLYDEIGSSSLRNRFLTPMENAGIECSRFNPRKVIRRLQLNFRNHRKLVVIDNQTCFIGGHNVGDEYLGHDPKIGFWRDTHLQIDGPATLAAQLSFAEDWYWAQQKILDLKWQAHSCEHNAKALIIPSGPADTIETMSLSFVQLILSAKNRIWIATPYFIPDLSVMSALQLAALKGLDVRILLPKKNDNAIIALAMRNYVSELRVLGITFLQYQQGFMHQKVMLIDDDLSYIGSANLDNRSLRINFELNALIECEKMATEVETMFLHDFSCSEIYPQNNNLLVSLAAKAARLLSPIL; the protein is encoded by the coding sequence TTGGCTTGGCTTGAGACTTGGTTTAACACTGGCTTTTTAATCGATAGCATTACTTGGAGCTGGACACTGGGCATCTACCTTGCCGGTATTGCAGCGGCTATTGATGCCATTTGGAATGGACGCACTTCTCAGGGTACTCTTGCATGGGTTATCGCCCTCACCTTCATTCCTTTTTTCACACTCCCTTTGTATCTTTTTTTTGGCAGTCGAAAATTCCATGGCTATAACAAAGCCCGTAAGTCGAGTTTAAAAGTCTTAAAGCAGCTTCATGCTAAACAAGAATTATGCGCTAAAGCTCATCCTAGCAACCAAAAATCAAACACAATCATTCCTCTTGAAGCACTGTCTCGCCTTCCTCAAAGTGAACAAAATCACGTTCAATTATTAATCAACGGCGAGCAAACTTTTACTTACATATTCCAAGCAATTAAGAAGGCTAAACATTCAATTTTGGTGCAGTTTTATATCGTTAATGATGGTGAGTTAGGACAACGTTTGCAGCAGGCGTTAATCGCAAAGGCCAAAGAAGGGGTCAGCGTTTATTTTTTATACGATGAAATCGGCAGTTCGAGTCTAAGAAATCGCTTTTTAACGCCCATGGAAAACGCGGGCATCGAATGCAGCCGCTTTAATCCTCGAAAAGTGATACGCCGTCTACAGCTAAACTTTCGTAATCACCGAAAACTCGTTGTTATTGATAACCAGACTTGCTTCATTGGTGGCCATAATGTGGGCGATGAATATCTAGGTCACGATCCAAAAATCGGTTTTTGGCGAGATACTCATCTGCAAATCGATGGCCCAGCAACATTAGCCGCCCAATTGTCATTTGCAGAAGACTGGTATTGGGCACAGCAAAAAATACTCGATTTAAAATGGCAGGCTCATAGCTGCGAACACAATGCCAAGGCTCTTATTATTCCTAGTGGCCCCGCCGATACGATAGAGACAATGAGCTTAAGTTTTGTACAGCTCATTTTATCGGCAAAAAATCGAATCTGGATTGCTACACCCTATTTTATTCCCGACTTAAGCGTGATGAGCGCTTTGCAATTAGCAGCATTAAAGGGATTAGACGTTCGCATTTTATTACCTAAAAAAAATGATAATGCGATCATTGCATTGGCAATGCGAAACTATGTGAGTGAATTGCGTGTATTAGGCATTACTTTCTTACAGTACCAGCAAGGTTTTATGCATCAGAAAGTTATGCTGATTGATGACGATTTAAGCTATATCGGGAGTGCTAATTTAGATAATCGCTCTCTACGCATCAATTTTGAACTCAATGCTTTAATTGAATGCGAAAAAATGGCCACAGAAGTAGAGACAATGTTTCTTCACGATTTCAGCTGCAGCGAGATCTATCCTCAAAATAACAATTTATTGGTAAGTTTAGCGGCAAAAGCAGCACGTTTATTATCCCCCATCCTCTAG
- a CDS encoding Bile acid:sodium symporter, with protein MLSVSRLFPILAIVVALLAYNDPAPLMGWRDAIMPLLAMIMFAMGLTLRTSDFKRVWHNPQPIALAIIIQFSIMPLAAVLLSKAFSLSDELTIGMVIVGACAGGTASNVMTYLARGDVALSVSMTLASTLWGVFATPWIISITAGEIIQIDSFGILLSLIKMVLIPIFAGALITHFQPGFANKINKYLADIASGLILLIIAIIVALNADEIGTLGYGVFAAVALHNIIGLISGYVAGKLTRQTEVTCRTLAIEIGMQNSGLAVALALKYFGPIAALPGAVFSIWHNISGALLAGLWRWQTDLKIRKVEEDRKNTVKHFDPLK; from the coding sequence ATGCTTTCAGTCAGTCGCTTATTTCCCATATTAGCCATCGTCGTCGCCCTATTAGCGTACAACGATCCCGCTCCTCTAATGGGCTGGAGAGATGCAATCATGCCTCTGCTGGCCATGATTATGTTTGCTATGGGACTAACACTGCGCACCAGTGACTTTAAACGTGTTTGGCACAATCCTCAGCCCATTGCATTGGCAATCATTATACAATTTTCTATAATGCCCTTGGCGGCTGTCTTGCTCTCAAAAGCATTTAGCTTATCGGATGAATTGACAATAGGCATGGTTATTGTCGGGGCCTGCGCTGGCGGAACAGCCTCAAACGTAATGACTTACCTAGCCCGTGGCGATGTTGCTCTGTCCGTAAGCATGACACTGGCGTCCACATTGTGGGGAGTTTTTGCAACACCGTGGATCATTAGTATAACCGCGGGTGAAATCATACAAATTGATAGCTTCGGGATTTTATTAAGCCTTATTAAAATGGTTTTAATTCCAATTTTTGCAGGGGCGTTAATCACTCACTTTCAGCCAGGTTTTGCTAATAAAATTAATAAATACTTAGCAGACATTGCGAGTGGCTTAATTTTATTAATCATCGCCATTATTGTTGCGCTTAATGCTGATGAAATAGGAACGCTGGGCTACGGAGTCTTTGCCGCCGTCGCTTTACACAACATCATTGGTTTAATAAGTGGCTATGTCGCGGGCAAACTTACCCGTCAGACCGAAGTAACTTGTCGCACTCTGGCGATCGAGATAGGCATGCAGAACTCAGGCTTAGCCGTGGCATTAGCCCTTAAATATTTTGGTCCAATAGCCGCTTTACCAGGCGCTGTTTTTAGTATTTGGCACAATATTAGCGGAGCATTATTAGCAGGATTATGGCGCTGGCAAACAGATCTGAAGATTCGCAAAGTAGAAGAAGATCGTAAGAATACGGTTAAGCATTTTGATCCTCTGAAGTAA
- a CDS encoding Nitroreductase family protein has translation MDAITAITQRVSVAQLTGPGPSQQQLEQLYCAAFRAPDHAWMRPWRYLTIRGSGLETLGQVFAEAGLKKDADLTEEKIAKLKSMPKRAPLMIVAIANIQENSKVPALEQRLAVGAGIQNILTAAYAMGLGAIWRTGEMVSDDSVKVSLGLQDNEEILGFIYVGHVNCKLKKPPVLAINDYVQEWPYIDSF, from the coding sequence ATGGATGCTATAACTGCGATAACTCAACGAGTTTCCGTTGCTCAACTTACAGGGCCTGGGCCTAGTCAACAGCAATTAGAGCAATTGTATTGTGCGGCTTTTAGAGCACCTGATCATGCCTGGATGCGACCTTGGCGCTATCTGACCATTCGTGGTTCAGGATTAGAAACACTAGGGCAGGTATTTGCAGAAGCCGGATTAAAAAAAGATGCTGATTTAACGGAAGAAAAAATTGCTAAACTAAAGAGCATGCCTAAGCGTGCTCCGCTCATGATTGTGGCTATTGCCAATATTCAGGAAAATTCGAAAGTACCAGCGCTTGAACAGCGCTTGGCAGTGGGGGCAGGCATTCAAAATATATTGACCGCTGCATACGCAATGGGCTTAGGTGCCATTTGGCGCACAGGAGAAATGGTGAGTGATGACTCTGTGAAAGTTTCGTTAGGCTTGCAAGATAATGAAGAAATATTAGGCTTTATTTATGTTGGCCATGTAAATTGCAAATTAAAGAAGCCCCCAGTATTAGCGATAAATGATTATGTACAAGAGTGGCCTTATATTGACTCGTTTTAA
- a CDS encoding guanylate cyclase — translation MSTEKNTPDFSETSMPTQDYISRVLGYAAAGITLMIGTIVGYFSSNILLVALIALVYPHLLQYFTRSFRTRHPYGTRQILIHGDAILCGIMLALIGFPLELTILFIIMINTSFIVVGSITAWTFCVISLFIGAALGVLGFGFTPAKEIPTEVFIAASLGVGMHLAITAFNSHRQARDLMRLKRKYQGQVERFQQLSHKVSKYISPQIWESIFSGRKEVRLETQRKKLIVFFSDIVGFTALSEQMEAESLTDVLNTYLTEMSKVALKHGGTIDKFIGDSVMVFFGDPKSNGTKRDALACLAMAIDMRRHMQILRKKWIEQGIKVPLQIRMGINTGYCTVGNFGTESRMDYTIIGQEVNLASRLESSAESGEILISEETYNLVKDKIMCRLKGKVEMKGFSQPVATYQVIDFRRDLGANPSFIEHDSEGFSLYLDTQKVKSYDQDRIADALESAAKKIRNKIIA, via the coding sequence ATGAGTACAGAGAAAAACACACCGGATTTCAGCGAAACCAGCATGCCCACGCAGGATTATATCTCTCGCGTACTCGGCTATGCGGCGGCTGGCATTACCTTAATGATAGGTACGATTGTAGGTTATTTCTCTAGCAACATTCTATTAGTTGCCCTCATTGCCTTGGTTTACCCTCACCTACTTCAGTACTTTACTCGTTCATTCAGAACTCGCCATCCCTACGGTACGCGCCAAATTTTGATTCACGGCGATGCTATTTTATGTGGAATAATGTTAGCGCTTATTGGCTTCCCTCTTGAGCTGACAATTTTATTCATCATTATGATCAATACCAGTTTTATTGTGGTGGGCAGTATTACTGCTTGGACGTTCTGTGTTATTTCACTTTTTATTGGTGCCGCACTGGGAGTATTAGGTTTTGGCTTCACCCCTGCGAAAGAGATACCGACCGAGGTTTTCATTGCTGCCTCACTAGGTGTGGGTATGCACTTGGCGATCACCGCTTTCAACTCCCATCGCCAAGCTAGGGATTTAATGCGTTTAAAACGTAAATACCAAGGCCAAGTTGAGCGTTTTCAGCAATTATCGCACAAGGTTTCGAAATACATTTCCCCTCAAATTTGGGAATCGATTTTTTCTGGCCGCAAAGAAGTTCGTCTAGAAACGCAGCGCAAAAAACTGATTGTTTTCTTCTCAGATATTGTGGGCTTCACCGCACTTTCTGAGCAAATGGAAGCAGAAAGCTTAACCGATGTTCTAAATACTTACTTAACAGAAATGTCCAAAGTAGCCCTTAAGCACGGTGGCACTATCGACAAGTTCATCGGTGACAGTGTTATGGTTTTCTTTGGGGACCCTAAATCAAACGGCACTAAACGTGATGCCCTTGCCTGCTTAGCGATGGCTATTGATATGCGCCGCCACATGCAGATTTTGCGCAAAAAATGGATCGAACAAGGCATTAAAGTGCCACTGCAAATTCGCATGGGCATTAATACGGGTTATTGCACCGTAGGAAACTTTGGCACTGAAAGCCGCATGGATTACACAATTATTGGCCAGGAAGTCAATCTTGCGAGCCGCCTTGAAAGCAGTGCGGAATCAGGAGAGATCTTGATCTCTGAAGAAACTTACAACCTAGTTAAAGATAAAATAATGTGCCGTTTAAAGGGCAAGGTAGAGATGAAAGGTTTCTCTCAACCCGTGGCGACGTATCAGGTAATTGATTTTCGTCGCGACCTAGGCGCCAACCCTAGCTTTATTGAACACGACTCTGAGGGTTTCTCTTTGTACTTAGATACTCAAAAAGTAAAAAGCTATGACCAAGATCGTATCGCTGATGCTTTAGAAAGCGCGGCGAAAAAAATACGTAATAAGATTATTGCCTAG